The following is a genomic window from Primulina tabacum isolate GXHZ01 unplaced genomic scaffold, ASM2559414v2 Contig686, whole genome shotgun sequence.
GATTTGGGTCGGCAGTCTTTTGAACTGCGCCTGACGGTTGAGACGTGAGTTGCTTCGTTATTTGCCCAACTTGCGACTCCAGGATTTTCAAAGTAGCATCAATACTTGCCATATGTGTCTCAAGGTTGTCAAGTCTAGACTCAGTTCTAGACATCCTCTTACCAGATTCAacaacaaatgtcccaactaaaTCCTCAAATGAAGGCCTTCCCtccccctttgatgtattgaaccccggtggaggattcaacacatttttattatttgcatAAGAAAAGTTTTCATGATTTCTTAAtcctggatgataagtattagggggagggttacctcgatatcctccgaaTCCTCCAAAATTTCTGTTGTTGACGTACTGGGCTTCTTCAGTAATAGATTGTTCTTCAGCAACAGTCGATGGACTCTCAGTTTCTGATATGCTCACTTTTTTCATAGCTGCGAGTTGTGTGGTCAGTGCGGACACCTGTGCAGTGAGTGATGTGATAGGGTCCACAGCATACACTCCGGCTGTCCTTTTTACTCCTGCTCTTTCAGAAGGCCACTGGTAGCTATTTAtcgtcatctgttcaagcaagtcATAAGCTTGCTCGGCAGATTTAgcaaagatcgtgccaccagctgcagCATCCACTGTTCCTCTTGTTTGCCCATTTAGACCGTTGTAGAATAATTCAATTTGCACCCAGTCTTCAAAGCCATGGTTCGGGCACTTTCTCAACAACTCCTTGTATCTTTCCCATGCCTCGTACAATTGCTCAAAATCTGTCTGCCTGAACGTGCTaatctcaattttcaactgtgcagactttgcaGGGGGAAAGTATTTTGCCAGAAATTTTGTCGCCAGCTCCTGCCATGTCGTGATACTTCCCAagggaagcgattggagccatcctctagcTTGATCCCTGAGACAAAACGGAAACAAACGcagtctaataatatcatcaggaacattattAATCTTTATTGTATCTGTTATCTCCAGAAGGTCCTTAAATGAACATGAGGATCAGACGTGGCGGTTCCAGCAAATTgtttctgttgaaccatgtttatcagcGCAGGCTTCAGCTCGAAGCGTTGATGGTTCCTCTTGCAATACCAGAGTAATGATTGTTGATCACTGGTCGGAAGTGATCTCTTATAGGAATCGCCTCTGGCTGGACATGTCTGTCATTCTCTCTGTTCTCAGCCATTGATTGgatctcttctcttcttgcttttcttaatcttctcgcagttctttcgatctccggaTCAAAAATAAGCAAATCAGAGTTTTGCGATCTTAGCATACACTGTCAAGCAGAAAAAATGGGAAActcaatcaatataaaataaaataaaaaataaaagctctaaattaaaatctagactaattggtaacaatactgatataaattcaaattagacactccccggcaacggcgccaaaaacttgttgagggttttcactaccgcaagtgtacggtgtcaatttttagtactggttagagtacagatatcgatcccacgaggagtgtgtataaaaaatgtatatcagtgctcgtaattaaaatagtctcaactttatttagaagaatCAAATAAAAGGTTGGGTTgtttgaacgaattaattaaaaacaatgaattaattaaatcaccgaattgagaaataataatgagagaaaatatctagagaaatgatttcacaaagtttccacgataaatattcacagttgaatttatattcctgaattccaattatttaatggccaagaacacttagattattttattccccctttcccaagtgacgaataactgTATCTatcaacttcgattcaattattcctaattagaATCTAAGTTTCAtagataaatgcaaacaatgttcttactaAGCCTCGcaaaagttatacgccttccgaacgctataaacatttaacgatgtgttctaatgatctataatcctagtccctctcccgagttgtagaattaatcaaacaacaaacaatttatggccagtaaattgcagtgcaataaacacagagaaacaAAAGTAAACAtgaaatggaattcaatcttataaaataaccacgtcaaatcatcgtgtccactaagctacatcattctctCTAGAATGAGAaattagttcatcacgaaatcgAAATAAAAACGACGCATGTTAAAAGTTTTAGACATTGACATATGAGAAAATAAAAACGCAAAAGACAGATAACAAATCCAaagtgtcgtctctgtccccagattcgtCGCTCTTCGTCTTTGTAATCGATCTTCGCGTGTCCTGCCTTCGTCTCGCCTTCGCTCCAAGTCTTCTCCCTGTATTTTCGTCCAAAACGGCGTGTCTTCTCTCGTTTCTTTCTTCCCCAAGACGGACTTCTTTTCTGACCAAGGATGCGGCTTTATATAGATTTTCTGGACGCTCGgtgcgcgcggtggcgcatgatctcgcgcggccgcgcgcgccTTTCTGCTCGCTGGCCCATGTATGTATGCGCGTGGTCGCGCATGAAGTCACGCGGCCGCGCGCAAGCTTCTGGTCGGTGGCTCTTTTCTGCGCGCGCGCGGGTGCGCGTGATATGGCGCGGTCGTGCGTACCTCTCGGCTTTTCTGTTTCTTCTGTGCGCGCGCGTTGCACGTGAAGTGGCGCGACCGCGCGCGTACTTCTGTCCACTACCTGCTCTCAACTATTCTTTATGGTGCACGGCTCTGTTTCTTGCATCTACTTGGCTTCGTTTCCACTATTTTCTCCACTCCTggaatgacaacaaaaacaaaccaaaacgcataattctgttcgaaacaagcataattcaaaatggatttaaatgtaaagtaagtgcaaatcttgcacttatcactctcatgattttaatttcatcgttgcataggcaattacttgccctcttgaatgagaacacatcacaatcctcttttgatgcatcattgtaaattctgaaattcttgccttcttcgggaagtactaatactagcgtagaaacgagtttctttttcaagatctaaaaactcttctcacattcttcactctaattgaatttatagttcttctgagtgagcttggtgagcggaagaaaatccttcaacacattttcttaatagccaactaatcccaaaaacttcaaatttctattcCAGTATTCGATCAAGGGCCAGTCTATGATTGCCTCCACCTTATTgtgatccactgatatgcccatttcagagattatatgaCCGAATAATGTGacaatttttaaatcaaaattcacatttcttaaatttagtatttagtTATTTTCCTCTGAGCATCGGTAGAGTAAGACGAAGATCTTCCTTGCGGTCTTACTCACTTGTTGAATAtgcaagaatgtcatcaataaatgctac
Proteins encoded in this region:
- the LOC142534802 gene encoding uncharacterized protein LOC142534802, yielding MAENRENDRHVQPEAIPIRDHFRPVINNHYSDTIKINNVPDDIIRLRLFPFCLRDQARGWLQSLPLGSITTWQELATKFLAKYFPPAKSAQLKIEISTFRQTDFEQLYEAWERYKELLRKCPNHGFEDWVQIELFYNGLNGQTRGTVDAAAGGTIFAKSAEQAYDLLEQMTINSYQWPSERAGVKRTAGVYAVDPITSLTAQVSALTTQLAAMKKVSISETESPSTVAEEQSITEEAQYVNNRNFGGFGGYRGREEKEVELTHVRDEKLSPTKGARGKKSERYGLNQCIDISLLLYPQRFLQLQDEFQKKKGLEDLKNLNTNIEFADQVEGEFTKGTRRNVPQKLLDPGEFIVPCEIGGHLVEKAICDSGASINIMPRSLYEKLGLIKMRSTELSVQLADKSLKVPLGIVDDVELKIDKLKVLAEFLVLDMENSQDVHVILGRPLLAAVGAMIDVKRGKMTMEVESQLVEIRVSKKSYDPP